The Natator depressus isolate rNatDep1 chromosome 11, rNatDep2.hap1, whole genome shotgun sequence genome includes a window with the following:
- the LOC141996252 gene encoding uncharacterized protein LOC141996252 isoform X1, with product MNMGERPYTCLECGKSFSQSSTLIAHRRIHTGERPYTCPECGKSFNRNSHLITHRRIHTGERPYTCSECGKSFNRNSNLITHRRIHTKETPYRCSECGKSFSHGSALITHRRIHTGETPFTCPECGKRFNHSSHLITHQRIHTGETPYMCSECGKSFCRRATLITHRRIHTGETPYSCSECRKSFSESSDLIRHWIIHTGEKPYTCPECGKSFNHSSNLITHRRIHTGETPYTCLECGKSFTQSSHLITHRRIHTGERPYTCSECGKSFNHSSNLITHQRIHTGETPYICSECRKSFSESSDLIRHWRIHTGEKPYICPECGKTFNHSSNLNKHRRIHTGETPYTCLECGKSFTQSSHLLTHQRIHTGERPYTCSECGKSFNRSSNLLTHQRVHVGKTLSSCSECGKSFRRSSALISHQRIHRGVTNYTCPECGKSFNKSSIFIKHKRIHTGE from the coding sequence ATGAACATGGGAGAAAGACCCTACACATGCCTTGAGTGTGGAAAAAGTTTTAGTCAGAGCTCAACCCTCATCGCACATAggagaatccacactggagagaggcCGTACacatgccctgagtgtgggaaaagcttcaatcggaACTCACACCTCATCACAcatcggagaatccacacaggagagagaccctacacatgctctgaatgtgggaaaagcttcaatcggaACTCAAACCTTATCACACATCGAAGAATCCACACAAAAGAGACTCCCTAcagatgctctgagtgtgggaaaagcttcagtcacgGCTCAGCCCTGATCACCCATCggagaatccacactggagagacgCCCTTCACATGCCCTGAGTGCGGGAAACGCTTCAATCACAGCTCACACCtcatcacacatcagagaattcACACAGGAGAGACACCTTACatgtgctctgagtgtgggaaaagcttctgtCGGAGAGCTACTCTTATCACGCATcggagaatccacacgggtgagacACCCTACTCGTGCTCTGAGTGCAGGAAAAGCTTCAGTGAGAGTTCAGACCTTATTAGGCATTGgataatccacacaggagagaaaccgtacacatgccctgagtgtgggaaaagcttcaaccACAGCTCAAACCTGATCACACATCGgcgaatccacactggagagacgCCCTACACCTGCcttgagtgcgggaaaagcttcacccagagctcacaccttatcacacatcggcgaatccacacgggagagcgaccctacacgtgctctgagtgcgggaaaagcttcaaccACAGCTCAAACCTTAtcacacatcagcgaatccacacaggagagacgccCTATATATGCTCTGAGTGCAGGAAAAGCTTCAGTGAGAGTTCAGACCTTATTAGGCAttggagaatccacacaggagagaaaccctacatatgccctgagtgtgggaaaaccttcaacCACAGCTCAAACCTGAACAAACATCGGCGAATTCACACTGGGGAGACGCCCTACACCTGCcttgagtgcgggaaaagcttcacccagagctcacaccttctcacacatcagcgaatccacacgggagagcgaccctacacgtgctctgagtgtgggaaaagcttcaatcggaGCTCAAACCTCCTCACACATCAGAGAGTCCATGTAGGGAAGACACTCTcctcatgctctgagtgtgggaaaagcttccgtCGGAGCTCAGCCCTGATTAGTCATCAGCGAATCCACAGAGGAGTGACAAACTACACATGCCCTGAGTGCGGGAAAAGTTTTAATAAGAGCTCAATTTTCATCAAACataagagaatccacacaggcgaGTAA
- the LOC141996252 gene encoding uncharacterized protein LOC141996252 isoform X2, with amino-acid sequence MNMGERPYTCLECGKSFSQSSTLIAHRRIHTGERPYTCPECGKSFNRNSHLITHRRIHTGERPYTCSECGKSFNRNSNLITHRRIHTKETPYRCSECGKSFSHGSALITHRRIHTGETPFTCPECGKRFNHSSHLITHQRIHTGETPYMCSECGKSFCRRATLITHRRIHTGETPYSCSECRKSFSESSDLIRHWIIHTGEKPYTCPECGKSFNHSSNLITHRRIHTGETPYTCLECGKSFTQSSHLITHRRIHTGERPYTCSECGKSFNHSSNLITHQRIHTGETPYICSECRKSFSESSDLIRHWRIHTGEKPYICPECGKTFNHSSNLNKHRRIHTGETPYTCLECGKSFTQSSHLLTHQRIHTGERPYTCSECGKSFNRSSNLLTHQRVHVGKTLSSCSECGKSFRRSSALISHQRIHRGVTNYTCPECGKSFNKSSIFIKHKRIHTG; translated from the coding sequence ATGAACATGGGAGAAAGACCCTACACATGCCTTGAGTGTGGAAAAAGTTTTAGTCAGAGCTCAACCCTCATCGCACATAggagaatccacactggagagaggcCGTACacatgccctgagtgtgggaaaagcttcaatcggaACTCACACCTCATCACAcatcggagaatccacacaggagagagaccctacacatgctctgaatgtgggaaaagcttcaatcggaACTCAAACCTTATCACACATCGAAGAATCCACACAAAAGAGACTCCCTAcagatgctctgagtgtgggaaaagcttcagtcacgGCTCAGCCCTGATCACCCATCggagaatccacactggagagacgCCCTTCACATGCCCTGAGTGCGGGAAACGCTTCAATCACAGCTCACACCtcatcacacatcagagaattcACACAGGAGAGACACCTTACatgtgctctgagtgtgggaaaagcttctgtCGGAGAGCTACTCTTATCACGCATcggagaatccacacgggtgagacACCCTACTCGTGCTCTGAGTGCAGGAAAAGCTTCAGTGAGAGTTCAGACCTTATTAGGCATTGgataatccacacaggagagaaaccgtacacatgccctgagtgtgggaaaagcttcaaccACAGCTCAAACCTGATCACACATCGgcgaatccacactggagagacgCCCTACACCTGCcttgagtgcgggaaaagcttcacccagagctcacaccttatcacacatcggcgaatccacacgggagagcgaccctacacgtgctctgagtgcgggaaaagcttcaaccACAGCTCAAACCTTAtcacacatcagcgaatccacacaggagagacgccCTATATATGCTCTGAGTGCAGGAAAAGCTTCAGTGAGAGTTCAGACCTTATTAGGCAttggagaatccacacaggagagaaaccctacatatgccctgagtgtgggaaaaccttcaacCACAGCTCAAACCTGAACAAACATCGGCGAATTCACACTGGGGAGACGCCCTACACCTGCcttgagtgcgggaaaagcttcacccagagctcacaccttctcacacatcagcgaatccacacgggagagcgaccctacacgtgctctgagtgtgggaaaagcttcaatcggaGCTCAAACCTCCTCACACATCAGAGAGTCCATGTAGGGAAGACACTCTcctcatgctctgagtgtgggaaaagcttccgtCGGAGCTCAGCCCTGATTAGTCATCAGCGAATCCACAGAGGAGTGACAAACTACACATGCCCTGAGTGCGGGAAAAGTTTTAATAAGAGCTCAATTTTCATCAAACataagagaatccacacag